A single genomic interval of Methylophilales bacterium MBRSF5 harbors:
- a CDS encoding phenylalanyl-tRNA synthetase, whose amino-acid sequence MNELNQLIDQAKKDFASCSKLADLDHIKSKFLGKSGPITEAMKSLASLSPEEKPKKGAEINQVKKQIEALLETRKQEISNLELNEKLEKEKIDVTLPSRPKMKGSLHPVMNTIDEISTIFHGIGFDVADGPEIEDDFHNFTALNIPESHPARAMHDTFYVNKEYVLRTHTSPVQIRYMENNMPPIQIISPGRVYRVDSDATHSPMFHQVEGLVINEDVNFANLKGVVQSFLQSFFEDENLTIRFRPSYFPFTEPSAEIDMSWNDGWLEIGGCGMVHPNVLKHVNIDSEMYQGFAFGLGVERLTMLKYGINDLRHFFNHDLRFLEQFK is encoded by the coding sequence ATGAACGAATTAAATCAACTCATTGATCAGGCAAAAAAAGATTTTGCTAGCTGCTCGAAGCTGGCGGACCTTGACCATATCAAATCTAAATTTCTTGGCAAAAGTGGTCCAATTACTGAGGCGATGAAATCATTAGCCAGCCTTTCACCTGAAGAGAAACCTAAAAAAGGTGCAGAGATTAATCAAGTCAAAAAACAAATAGAAGCCTTGTTAGAGACTCGTAAACAAGAAATTTCAAATCTTGAGTTGAATGAAAAATTAGAAAAAGAAAAAATTGATGTCACGCTTCCATCTAGGCCGAAGATGAAAGGGTCACTCCATCCAGTCATGAATACCATAGATGAAATTAGCACCATTTTTCATGGGATTGGGTTTGATGTGGCTGATGGCCCAGAAATCGAAGATGATTTTCATAACTTTACTGCATTAAACATTCCTGAATCCCACCCAGCCAGAGCAATGCATGACACTTTTTATGTCAACAAAGAGTATGTATTAAGAACGCATACTTCGCCCGTGCAAATTAGGTATATGGAAAATAATATGCCACCTATCCAAATCATATCGCCAGGCCGAGTGTATCGTGTCGATTCTGATGCAACCCACTCGCCAATGTTTCATCAGGTGGAAGGGTTAGTTATTAATGAGGATGTGAACTTCGCTAATTTAAAAGGTGTGGTGCAGTCATTTCTACAAAGTTTTTTCGAGGATGAAAATTTAACCATTCGTTTTAGACCGTCTTACTTCCCATTTACAGAGCCCTCTGCAGAAATTGACATGAGTTGGAATGATGGCTGGTTAGAGATAGGTGGTTGTGGAATGGTTCATCCAAACGTATTAAAGCATGTAAATATTGATTCAGAAATGTATCAAGGGTTTGCTTTTGGTCTGGGTGTTGAAAGGTTGACGATGCTGAAATATGGCATAAATGATCTCAGGCATTTCTTTAAT
- the rplT gene encoding 50S ribosomal protein L20 (binds directly to 23S ribosomal RNA prior to in vitro assembly of the 50S ribosomal subunit), whose protein sequence is MPRVKRGVTARAKHKKVLDAAKGYRGRRKNVFRVAKEAVMKAGQYAYRDRRQKKRVFRALWIARINAGAREFGLTYSRLINGLKKASVEVDRKVLADLAVFDKAAFEKYAELAKSNIEA, encoded by the coding sequence ATGCCTAGAGTAAAACGTGGCGTTACTGCCAGAGCCAAACATAAAAAAGTATTAGATGCTGCTAAAGGTTACAGAGGAAGACGAAAAAATGTATTCCGTGTAGCTAAAGAAGCGGTAATGAAAGCGGGACAATATGCTTACCGCGATAGAAGACAAAAGAAAAGAGTGTTCAGAGCATTGTGGATTGCACGTATTAATGCTGGTGCTAGAGAATTCGGTTTAACTTACAGCCGTTTAATCAACGGTTTGAAAAAAGCTTCAGTAGAAGTAGATAGAAAAGTTCTAGCTGATCTAGCGGTATTTGATAAAGCTGCATTTGAAAAATATGCGGAATTGGCTAAATCAAATATTGAAGCCTAA
- a CDS encoding 50S ribosomal protein L35, protein MPKMKTKSGAKKRFKFLGSGAIKRTHSHLRHILTKKTTKQKRHLRGTEIISSTDVKRVRAMMPTQ, encoded by the coding sequence ATGCCAAAAATGAAAACAAAAAGTGGAGCAAAAAAACGCTTCAAATTTCTAGGAAGTGGTGCGATCAAAAGAACGCATTCACATCTTCGTCATATCTTGACCAAGAAAACAACTAAACAAAAAAGACATCTTCGTGGTACCGAGATCATATCTTCTACTGATGTGAAACGTGTGCGCGCCATGATGCCTACTCAATAG
- a CDS encoding translation initiation factor IF-3, which translates to MRLVGIEGEALGIMSLSEALGKADDFDTDLVEIAPKAEPPVCRLMDYGKFKYAQSKKLHEARMKQKNVQVKEVKFRPGTDEGDYNVKLRNLIRFLTDGDKAKVTLRFRGREIAHQQLGMDLLKRVETDLEEYAVVEQFPKMEGRQMVMVLSPNKKPKKVEKKKEEDDTAN; encoded by the coding sequence ATTCGTTTAGTAGGTATAGAAGGTGAAGCTCTAGGAATTATGAGCTTATCAGAAGCTTTAGGAAAAGCAGATGATTTTGATACCGATTTAGTTGAGATTGCACCAAAAGCTGAACCACCTGTTTGTCGCTTGATGGATTATGGGAAATTTAAATATGCCCAAAGCAAGAAGCTCCATGAAGCACGAATGAAACAAAAGAATGTTCAGGTTAAAGAAGTTAAATTTAGACCTGGTACAGACGAGGGTGACTACAACGTTAAATTGCGTAACTTAATTCGCTTTTTAACCGATGGCGATAAAGCTAAAGTGACCTTACGTTTTAGGGGGCGTGAAATAGCCCACCAACAACTCGGCATGGATTTATTAAAACGAGTTGAAACAGATCTTGAGGAATATGCAGTAGTTGAGCAGTTTCCAAAGATGGAAGGCCGTCAAATGGTTATGGTGTTATCACCTAATAAGAAACCTAAGAAGGTCGAAAAAAAGAAAGAAGAAGACGATACGGCTAATTAG
- a CDS encoding threonyl-tRNA synthetase: MIKITLPDGSIKEFENTITLSDVAYDIGKGLGRAALAGHVDGKLVDLTHEIASDAAVSIVTAKNDEGLDIIRHSTAHLLAYAVKELFPEAQVTIGPTIDDGFYYDFSYHRAFTPEDLSAIEKKMAELVKEDHAVTREVMKRDDAVKFFLDQGEKYKAEIIGSIPQDEEVTVYHEGKFSDLCRGPHVPSTGKLKVFKLMKVAGAYWRGDSNNEMLQRIYGTAWATKDDLKDYLHRLEEAEKRDHRKLGKHLDLFHIQDNAPGMVFWHAKGWSLWQEIENYMRKKFVDYGYQEIKTPTVLDKTLWEKSGHWENYHENMFITHSEHRDYAVKPMNCPGHVQVFNHSLHSYRELPLRLAEFGSCHRNEPSGALHGLMRVRGFTQDDAHIFCTEDQILDEVINFNKMLMETYKDFGFNDIEVKLSTRPEKRVGGDEVWDQSEKALEEALKATGLDYEIQPGEGAFYGPKIEYVLRDSLNRLWQCGTIQLDFNLPVRLNAEYVDENSNKKHPVMLHRAIVGSMERFIGILIEHYAGKFPTWLAPVQAVVMNISDSQVKYVGDVVDFLKKNDIRCESDLRNEKITYKIREHSISRIPYMLVIGDREMENKQVAVRTQQGEDLGVMTLEEFVETMNTQITAKS, encoded by the coding sequence ATGATAAAAATTACACTGCCAGACGGCTCGATTAAAGAGTTTGAAAACACCATCACTTTGTCTGATGTCGCTTATGACATTGGTAAAGGTCTGGGTCGGGCCGCATTGGCTGGTCATGTTGATGGCAAATTGGTAGATTTAACTCATGAAATAGCCTCAGATGCAGCAGTCTCTATTGTGACTGCTAAAAATGATGAGGGTTTGGATATCATTAGACATTCCACAGCTCACCTTTTAGCTTACGCTGTCAAAGAATTATTTCCTGAAGCCCAGGTGACCATAGGACCAACAATTGATGATGGGTTCTATTATGATTTTTCATATCATCGAGCATTTACCCCTGAAGATTTAAGTGCCATTGAAAAAAAGATGGCTGAATTAGTCAAAGAAGACCACGCTGTTACTCGAGAAGTGATGAAGCGTGATGATGCAGTGAAGTTTTTCCTTGATCAGGGGGAAAAATATAAGGCTGAAATTATTGGTTCCATTCCTCAAGATGAGGAAGTGACGGTTTACCATGAGGGAAAGTTTTCTGATTTATGCCGAGGTCCTCACGTCCCGTCAACTGGAAAATTAAAAGTTTTCAAACTGATGAAAGTAGCTGGCGCTTATTGGAGAGGGGACTCTAATAATGAGATGCTGCAACGAATCTATGGAACGGCCTGGGCGACCAAAGATGATCTTAAAGACTATCTGCACCGCCTTGAGGAAGCTGAAAAAAGGGACCATAGAAAGCTAGGAAAGCATTTAGATTTATTTCACATTCAAGATAACGCACCTGGTATGGTATTTTGGCATGCTAAAGGGTGGTCTTTGTGGCAAGAAATAGAAAACTACATGAGAAAAAAATTTGTTGATTACGGATATCAAGAAATAAAAACCCCAACCGTGCTAGATAAAACATTATGGGAAAAATCAGGGCACTGGGAAAATTATCACGAGAATATGTTTATTACACACTCGGAACACCGTGATTATGCTGTTAAGCCAATGAATTGTCCAGGACATGTCCAGGTTTTTAATCACAGCTTGCATAGTTACAGAGAGTTACCTTTAAGGCTTGCTGAATTTGGTTCATGTCATAGAAACGAGCCATCCGGTGCCTTGCATGGGTTAATGAGGGTGAGGGGATTTACCCAGGATGATGCTCATATTTTCTGCACTGAAGATCAAATACTTGATGAAGTAATCAACTTCAACAAAATGCTCATGGAAACCTACAAAGACTTTGGTTTTAATGATATTGAGGTCAAACTTTCTACTCGACCAGAGAAAAGAGTGGGTGGTGATGAGGTTTGGGATCAGTCTGAAAAAGCCTTGGAGGAAGCACTCAAGGCGACAGGTTTAGACTACGAGATTCAACCAGGCGAAGGCGCTTTCTATGGTCCTAAAATTGAGTATGTCTTGCGGGATAGCTTGAATCGATTATGGCAGTGTGGCACCATTCAGCTCGATTTTAACCTACCTGTTCGTTTAAATGCAGAGTATGTTGATGAAAATAGCAATAAAAAACATCCGGTGATGCTGCACAGAGCGATTGTAGGATCCATGGAAAGATTTATCGGTATTTTGATTGAACATTACGCCGGCAAGTTTCCGACTTGGCTTGCACCGGTTCAGGCTGTGGTGATGAATATATCTGACTCTCAGGTCAAATATGTTGGCGATGTTGTTGATTTTCTTAAGAAAAATGACATTAGATGCGAATCAGACTTGAGAAATGAAAAAATAACCTATAAAATACGCGAACATAGCATTTCTCGCATACCATATATGTTAGTCATAGGTGATCGAGAGATGGAAAATAAACAAGTTGCCGTTCGTACTCAACAAGGTGAAGACTTGGGTGTAATGACTCTAGAAGAGTTTGTGGAAACCATGAACACACAAATTACAGCCAAGAGTTAA
- a CDS encoding NADH:ubiquinone oxidoreductase subunit N, with protein sequence MTLSTLLTIAVPEIIILIAAMSVLLLGVFYKNTTSLFGITQLTLLIAAYFTAQLPIDLKLTAFNEMFIADSLSMFLKLLSYFALSLVLIYSRSFLQSRNLHNGEFYALTLFALLGINLIISSYHLLSLYMGLELLSLSLYTLVAFDRNRPEATEAAMKYFVLGAVASGFLLYGFSMLYGITGSLQIAEISSRLSDASINPVVLSFALVFVVVGIAFKFGAAPFQLWVPDVYQGSATPITMFIGSVPKFASVAMLIRLLFQGLDHMVLDWQAMLLIMAIVSMLFGNITAIAQTKIKRLLAYSAISHVGFMFLGLATGTITGIASALMYIAVYVLMTLASFGLIIHLSNQGKELDQITDLSGLGKQKPWCAFLLLLIFLSLAGIPPTIGFYAKFSIIQATIQFGWIWPAVIAVMSALIGIFYYLRIIKVAYFDEPGKNLNQVSKSSNNELSVTLSINTISLLIIGLFPSSLMDIATLTSALIF encoded by the coding sequence ATGACGCTTTCAACATTATTGACCATTGCTGTTCCAGAAATCATTATCTTGATTGCTGCCATGAGTGTTCTTTTACTTGGTGTGTTTTATAAGAACACCACTTCATTATTTGGTATTACGCAGCTCACTCTACTGATCGCTGCATATTTCACTGCACAATTACCCATTGATCTTAAGTTAACAGCATTTAATGAGATGTTTATTGCTGATAGCCTATCGATGTTTCTTAAGCTGCTCAGTTATTTTGCTTTATCATTGGTGTTAATTTATAGCCGGAGCTTTTTACAAAGTCGTAATTTACATAACGGTGAATTCTATGCCCTTACGCTGTTTGCATTGTTGGGGATTAATCTGATCATTTCTTCCTATCATTTATTGAGCCTATACATGGGCCTTGAGCTCCTTTCGTTAAGCTTGTATACCCTAGTGGCTTTTGACAGAAATAGACCAGAAGCTACCGAGGCGGCAATGAAGTATTTTGTTCTTGGCGCAGTCGCTTCAGGATTTTTATTGTATGGTTTTTCAATGTTGTATGGCATTACTGGAAGCCTGCAGATTGCAGAAATTTCATCCAGGTTATCAGATGCCTCAATCAATCCAGTGGTCTTATCATTTGCTTTGGTATTTGTTGTTGTTGGCATTGCCTTTAAGTTTGGCGCAGCCCCGTTCCAATTATGGGTACCCGACGTGTATCAGGGGTCAGCAACTCCCATCACCATGTTTATTGGTTCAGTGCCAAAATTTGCATCTGTGGCCATGTTAATCCGGCTTTTATTTCAAGGTTTAGATCACATGGTATTAGATTGGCAAGCAATGCTACTGATCATGGCTATTGTGTCAATGTTATTTGGCAACATCACCGCCATAGCGCAAACAAAAATTAAAAGACTGTTGGCGTATTCAGCCATTTCTCATGTGGGTTTTATGTTTTTAGGTTTAGCTACCGGAACTATTACTGGCATAGCATCTGCCTTGATGTACATCGCTGTATATGTACTTATGACCCTAGCGTCATTTGGGTTAATAATCCATTTAAGCAACCAAGGTAAAGAACTTGACCAAATTACTGACCTCTCAGGTTTGGGAAAACAAAAGCCATGGTGTGCTTTTTTGCTGTTGCTCATATTTTTAAGTTTAGCGGGAATTCCTCCAACCATCGGTTTTTATGCGAAGTTTTCAATTATCCAGGCAACAATTCAGTTTGGTTGGATTTGGCCAGCAGTCATTGCAGTCATGAGTGCTCTCATTGGAATATTTTATTATTTAAGAATTATCAAAGTCGCTTACTTCGACGAACCAGGAAAAAATTTAAATCAAGTTTCAAAATCATCGAATAATGAACTGAGCGTAACTTTATCAATCAATACTATTTCATTACTGATTATTGGATTGTTTCCATCTTCATTGATGGATATAGCGACACTGACTTCAGCACTCATATTTTAA
- a CDS encoding NADH:ubiquinone oxidoreductase subunit M (Catalyzes the transfer of electrons from NADH to quinone), with protein MTGILSLAIWTPIVLGIILLLVQNKLSTTLTYRLGNLFGFISFLVTLPLYIYFDKGFSGFQFQEIYPWINHFSINYHLGLDGISLPLVLLTSFISWLVIFISSNSIQRDIGFYISAFLILSGLMIGVFLALDAILYYVFWEAMLIPMFLLIGIWGGPNRVYATIKFFLYTVLGSLLMLVAFLYLYNQTASFAILDFYTKPLSLNIQVLIFLAFFMAFAVKIPMWPVHTWLPDAHVEAPTGGSVILAAIMLKLGGYSFIRFAMPISPDALIFLKPFLIGLSLIAIVYIAFVAIVQTDMKKLIAYSSISHMGFVTLGLFILNPLGFEGGYVQMISHGFISAALFFAIGVLYDRMHSRNISDYKGLINSMPIFGSFFVLFAMANSGLPGTSGFVGEFLVILGAMQDHFWIAFFASLTLIFGATYSLWLVKRIIFGEVKNKKIASLKDLNGKEFFVMSVLALMTLAIGIYPALITDITNQSSQMMLGLIQQSKIL; from the coding sequence ATGACCGGCATACTGTCACTAGCAATTTGGACTCCGATTGTACTGGGCATAATTTTATTGTTGGTACAAAATAAATTATCAACAACCCTAACATACCGATTAGGCAATCTATTTGGATTTATTTCTTTTCTTGTCACCCTGCCTTTGTATATTTATTTTGATAAAGGATTTTCTGGTTTTCAATTTCAAGAAATCTATCCATGGATTAATCATTTTTCGATAAATTATCATCTTGGCTTGGACGGGATTTCTTTACCGCTTGTTCTTTTAACAAGTTTTATTTCTTGGCTTGTGATTTTTATTTCATCTAATTCAATTCAGCGAGACATTGGCTTTTATATTTCAGCCTTCTTAATTCTTTCAGGACTAATGATTGGTGTTTTTCTGGCCCTTGATGCAATCCTATACTATGTATTTTGGGAAGCAATGCTTATTCCGATGTTTTTGCTTATTGGTATCTGGGGTGGTCCAAATCGCGTCTATGCCACTATCAAATTTTTTCTGTATACGGTGCTTGGCTCGTTGTTGATGTTGGTTGCATTTTTATACCTTTATAACCAAACGGCAAGCTTTGCCATCTTAGATTTTTACACCAAACCTTTATCGCTTAATATCCAGGTGTTGATTTTCTTGGCCTTTTTTATGGCGTTTGCGGTCAAAATTCCCATGTGGCCTGTGCATACTTGGTTACCTGATGCACACGTGGAAGCACCCACAGGAGGTTCGGTCATTTTAGCTGCGATTATGTTGAAATTGGGAGGCTATAGTTTTATTCGATTTGCTATGCCTATTAGTCCTGATGCATTAATCTTTTTAAAACCTTTTTTAATTGGTCTGTCTTTGATCGCGATTGTTTATATTGCTTTCGTGGCTATTGTACAAACAGATATGAAAAAATTAATTGCTTATTCATCAATATCACATATGGGGTTTGTAACGCTCGGCTTATTTATTTTAAATCCACTGGGATTTGAAGGTGGATATGTTCAGATGATTTCTCATGGATTTATTTCCGCAGCATTATTTTTTGCAATTGGTGTTCTCTATGACCGGATGCATTCGAGAAATATCAGTGACTATAAAGGGTTAATAAATAGTATGCCCATCTTTGGCTCCTTCTTTGTTTTATTTGCTATGGCTAACTCTGGGCTACCAGGAACATCAGGGTTTGTTGGAGAGTTTCTTGTCATCTTAGGAGCGATGCAAGATCATTTTTGGATTGCTTTTTTTGCTAGCCTGACCCTAATTTTTGGAGCAACATACTCTTTATGGTTAGTGAAAAGAATTATTTTTGGTGAGGTGAAAAATAAAAAAATCGCCTCACTTAAAGATTTAAATGGAAAAGAGTTTTTTGTAATGAGTGTATTGGCCCTGATGACTTTAGCTATTGGAATATATCCAGCACTGATTACCGATATTACGAATCAGTCATCCCAAATGATGTTGGGATTAATACAACAATCAAAAATTTTATAA
- a CDS encoding NADH:ubiquinone oxidoreductase subunit L yields MTLMKLYTLIPMMPLIASIVIGLFGRQLPKAFSHLIPFVLVLGSFLLSLYALYISYHGYVFNENLFRWMTVGQYDLNIGFMVDNLTALMMSVVTFVSLMVHIYTIEYMENDPGYSRFFSFISLFTFAMLMLVMSNNFLQLFFGWEAVGLVSYLLIGFWYKKPTAIHANMKAFLVNRVGDFGFLLGIALIMFYFGTLDYKEVFSRVDTLAGQEFMLVGSSVSLVTLISILLFIGAMGKSAQVPLHVWLPDSMEGPTPISALIHAATMVTAGIFLVTRVSPIVELSSTALSVILIVGSITALFMGILGIFQNDIKRVVAYSTLSQLGYMTIALGVSSYSLAMFHLFTHAFFKALLFLGAGSVIIGMHHDQNIMNMGNLKKYMPITWITFLLATLALVGMPLFSGFYSKESIIEAVKYSEIVGSSFAYFASVFGVFITSLYSFRLYFIVFHGEEMWRDKSVTRNHHDHGLNSNQSPHEPSWVVTIPLILLAIPSVLIGFFTIEPIINSSFLLKDIFILDSHLALSQVTEHFHGPINMALHALVTLPFWLMVLGFIVAYLLYYKNINFIKIPKVLKKVIDNKYGFDNFNEYILAPLTIRLGNVLWKYMDIKIIDNFFVNGSARTINLFSHITKKIQTGFISQYAFVMVIGLLIFISYFILGGKS; encoded by the coding sequence ATGACGTTAATGAAGCTGTACACCTTAATCCCTATGATGCCTCTTATTGCATCAATCGTTATTGGTCTATTTGGCCGTCAATTACCAAAAGCATTTTCACATTTAATTCCTTTTGTCTTAGTGTTGGGAAGTTTTCTGTTATCTCTATACGCCCTATATATTTCCTATCATGGTTACGTGTTTAATGAGAATCTATTTAGGTGGATGACTGTTGGCCAGTATGATTTAAATATTGGTTTCATGGTCGACAATCTGACCGCACTAATGATGTCGGTAGTGACGTTTGTTTCATTGATGGTCCATATATATACCATTGAATATATGGAAAACGACCCTGGATATAGCCGTTTCTTTAGTTTTATTTCATTATTTACCTTTGCCATGCTGATGCTGGTGATGAGTAATAATTTTTTACAGCTTTTTTTCGGTTGGGAAGCTGTGGGTTTAGTCTCTTATTTACTTATCGGATTTTGGTATAAAAAACCAACAGCCATTCATGCCAATATGAAAGCTTTTTTGGTGAACAGGGTCGGTGATTTTGGTTTTCTTTTAGGAATCGCTCTAATAATGTTTTATTTTGGAACTCTCGATTATAAGGAAGTTTTTTCAAGAGTAGATACTTTGGCTGGTCAAGAGTTTATGCTTGTGGGTTCATCAGTTTCTCTAGTCACGTTAATTTCAATTTTGTTATTTATAGGTGCAATGGGTAAGTCTGCACAAGTGCCTTTACATGTCTGGTTACCAGATTCTATGGAGGGTCCAACTCCAATATCAGCTCTTATTCATGCAGCAACCATGGTAACGGCAGGAATCTTTCTTGTAACACGAGTATCTCCAATAGTGGAGTTATCAAGCACAGCACTATCCGTTATCCTTATCGTGGGGAGCATTACTGCGTTATTCATGGGTATTTTAGGTATTTTTCAAAATGATATAAAACGGGTTGTTGCATACTCGACCTTGTCGCAACTTGGCTATATGACGATTGCTTTGGGTGTTTCTAGTTACTCCTTAGCAATGTTTCATTTATTTACTCATGCATTTTTTAAGGCTTTGTTATTCTTAGGCGCCGGTTCAGTAATAATTGGCATGCATCACGATCAAAATATTATGAATATGGGGAATCTAAAAAAATATATGCCAATTACTTGGATAACTTTTTTACTTGCCACTTTAGCTTTGGTTGGCATGCCACTTTTCTCAGGATTTTATTCCAAGGAATCAATCATCGAGGCGGTAAAATATAGTGAAATTGTTGGTTCAAGTTTTGCATATTTTGCTTCCGTCTTTGGCGTTTTTATCACCTCGCTGTATAGCTTCAGATTGTATTTTATTGTCTTCCATGGAGAGGAGATGTGGAGAGATAAGTCTGTAACACGCAACCATCATGACCATGGCTTAAATTCAAATCAATCACCTCACGAGCCATCCTGGGTGGTAACGATACCTCTCATTTTATTGGCTATTCCATCGGTCCTCATTGGATTTTTTACGATAGAGCCAATAATCAATAGTAGTTTTTTATTAAAAGATATCTTTATTTTGGATTCACATCTTGCTCTTTCTCAGGTCACTGAACACTTTCATGGACCTATAAATATGGCTCTACACGCATTAGTCACACTGCCGTTTTGGCTAATGGTATTAGGCTTTATCGTTGCATATCTTTTGTATTACAAGAATATTAATTTTATAAAGATACCGAAGGTTTTGAAAAAAGTCATAGATAATAAATATGGTTTTGATAACTTCAATGAATATATTTTGGCACCTCTAACAATTAGGCTTGGAAATGTTTTATGGAAATATATGGATATAAAAATAATCGATAATTTCTTTGTTAATGGCTCAGCTAGAACCATTAATCTTTTCTCACACATCACTAAAAAAATTCAAACTGGTTTTATTTCTCAATATGCCTTTGTGATGGTGATCGGATTATTGATTTTCATAAGCTATTTTATTTTGGGTGGTAAGTCATGA
- a CDS encoding NADH-quinone oxidoreductase subunit K: MVTLSHYLFLGGILFAISILGIFLNRKNIILILMAIELMLLAVNINFIAFSRYLGDLSGQIFVFFILTVAAAESAIGLAIIILIFRNYKSINVADVNRLKE; encoded by the coding sequence ATGGTTACTTTGTCTCACTATCTATTTTTAGGAGGAATTCTATTTGCCATAAGTATTCTAGGGATTTTTTTAAATAGAAAGAATATTATTTTAATTCTTATGGCGATCGAATTAATGTTGCTAGCAGTGAATATAAACTTTATTGCGTTTAGTCGTTATCTCGGTGATCTATCTGGCCAAATTTTTGTTTTTTTTATTCTGACTGTTGCAGCAGCCGAGTCAGCCATAGGTTTAGCTATCATTATTTTGATTTTTAGAAACTATAAATCGATTAATGTAGCAGATGTGAATAGGTTAAAAGAATGA
- a CDS encoding NADH:ubiquinone oxidoreductase subunit J, giving the protein MIFTDYLFYLFSSILVLASLRVITANNPVYSALSLVLAFFSAAGIWLLLHAEFLAIALVLVYVGAVMVLFLFVVMMLDINIEALRQRFWSYLPVALLIALLFIFEIYLVVTDKFFSSSDPAGIPLEKSNTHSIGSVLYTDYLLPFQVAAVILLVAIISAIVLTMYGKKSHKAIDPKDQIKVNRNDRVRVVKMKSEKKK; this is encoded by the coding sequence ATGATTTTCACAGACTATCTTTTCTATCTCTTTAGTAGCATTTTAGTCTTGGCATCTTTGAGAGTTATTACTGCAAATAATCCTGTTTATTCTGCTCTTTCATTAGTCCTTGCATTTTTTAGTGCAGCAGGAATCTGGTTGCTTTTACATGCTGAATTTTTAGCCATTGCGCTGGTGTTAGTCTATGTTGGTGCAGTCATGGTGTTATTCCTATTTGTTGTGATGATGTTAGATATCAATATTGAAGCTCTTAGACAAAGATTTTGGAGTTATTTACCGGTTGCACTTTTAATTGCCTTGTTATTTATTTTTGAGATTTATTTAGTGGTAACGGATAAGTTTTTCAGCTCTTCAGATCCAGCCGGAATCCCTCTAGAGAAAAGCAATACCCACTCGATAGGCAGTGTTTTGTATACCGATTATTTATTGCCATTTCAAGTTGCGGCAGTTATTTTATTGGTCGCTATCATTTCCGCTATTGTGCTGACAATGTACGGCAAGAAATCGCATAAAGCGATCGACCCTAAAGATCAAATTAAGGTGAATAGAAATGATCGAGTCAGAGTGGTCAAAATGAAATCGGAGAAAAAGAAGTAA
- a CDS encoding NADH dehydrogenase (Catalyzes the transfer of electrons from NADH to quinone) — MRKLISNISRSLSLYELLKGMKLTLSYFFAKKVTIQYPEQKTPQSPRFRGLHALRRYPNGEERCIACKLCEAVCPAMAITIESELREDNSRRTTRYDIDLTKCIFCGFCEESCPVDSIVETRIFEYHGEERGDLLYTKDMLLDVGKKYEKQIAKDRQQEAKYR; from the coding sequence ATGAGAAAATTAATTTCAAATATTTCTAGAAGCTTATCTCTTTACGAACTTTTAAAAGGCATGAAATTAACTTTAAGTTATTTTTTTGCAAAGAAGGTTACGATCCAGTATCCAGAACAAAAAACACCTCAGTCTCCTAGATTTAGAGGTCTCCATGCGTTGCGACGTTATCCGAATGGTGAAGAAAGATGCATTGCTTGTAAGTTGTGTGAAGCAGTGTGTCCCGCAATGGCAATCACAATTGAATCTGAATTAAGGGAAGATAATTCAAGAAGAACAACTCGATATGATATTGATTTAACTAAGTGTATCTTTTGTGGGTTTTGTGAAGAGTCATGTCCAGTAGACTCAATCGTCGAAACGAGAATATTTGAATACCATGGAGAAGAGAGAGGTGATTTGCTTTACACCAAAGACATGCTTTTAGATGTGGGTAAAAAGTATGAAAAACAAATTGCCAAAGACCGTCAACAAGAGGCGAAGTACCGTTAA